In Nostocoides sp. HKS02, the DNA window AGGGCGAAGTCGTCCTCGATGCGGCCCAGGGCGAGCAGCCCGCGGCGGATCCAGCGGACCGGGTTCACCAGCCGCCAGATTCCGCCCACGACGAAGGACAGGAACGCGAGCCCGACCCAGAGCCACACGTAGACCACGATCGGCACCGGGTTGTTCGCGTTGTCCTGCCCAGCCAGCAGCGCCAGCAGCGTCCATCCGGTGACCGCCAGGCTGAGGGCGACGAACACCGCACGGACCGGGCCGGAGTCCAGCGCCAGCGCGAGGGCCATGGGCAGGAGGCGACCGTCCGTCGGGCGCAGGCGCGGCTCACGCCACAGGGCTCCGAGCGCGACGAAGGAGACCAGCAGCGCCGCCGCGGCCCCCACCAGCACGAATCCGAACGGGAGCGGCAGGTCCTCGCGCGAGCCCACCCCATGGGCTGGCAGGGCGGTGAGGAAGTCTCTCGCGACGGCATACGGCATTGGCGCTTGCAGCGTCATCTTCGTCACGAATCGCAGTCTAAAGTGCGTGTTCTGCCACGATGTGGGGGTGCCTGACCGCCTGAACTCCCTCGACGCGTCGTTCCTCTACCTCGAGGAGACGACGACCCCGATGCATGTCGGGTCGGTCATGGTGTTCGACGCGCCGAGCGATGGTTTCGACTACGACCGGCTGGTGCAGCTCATCTCGACGCGGATCGCGTTCGTGCCGCGGTACCGCCAGCGGATCCGGCAGATCCCGGGCCGACTGGCCAACCCGGTGTGGGTCGATGACGAGCACTTCGACATGACCTACCACGTCCGACGCTCGGCGCTTCCCCGGCCGGGCACCGACGAGCAGCTGCAGGAGTTCGTCGCGCGCATCCAGCCACGGGCCCTGGACCGCAACCGCCCGCTGTGGGAGATCTACCTCGTCGAGGGCCTCGCAGAGGGCCGCTTCGCCATCGTCAGCAAGTCCCACCAGGCCCTCGTCGACGGGATCAACGCCGTCGACATCGCCCACGTCATCGTCGACGGTGACCCCGCGGTCGAGGGCCTCATCCCCGACTCCTGGCGACCGTCGCGGGAGCCCAGTGACGTCGAGCTGCTCACGGGGGCGCTTGTCGATGCGATCCGCCGGCCCAGCGAGATCGCCGAGAACATCCGCGGCGGCATCATCGACGTCAAGGCCGTGGGGTCGCGCGCCCTCACGGCGGCTGGCGACGTCGCCTCGACCCTGGCCAGGACCGCTGCAAGGCCCGCGCCGCACTCGCCGCTCAACGCCACGGTGGGCGAGGCCCGCCGCTACGTCATGATCGGCACGGACCTCGAGGACTACCGCAAGGTCCGCAGCCGCCTGGCCCGAGGCAACTACGCCGACGACGTGACCATCAACGACGTCGTGCTCGCCACCATCTCGGGGGCGTTCCGCACGTGGCTGCTGACCCGCGGCGAGTCGGTCCACTCCGGCACCACGGTGCGCGCCATGGTGCCGGTGAGTGTCTACGACGAGGACGCCCGCCACGTCGGCAGCCGGCTCACTGCCTGCTTCGTCAACCTGCCCGTGGGTGAGCCGGGACCGTCGATGAGGCTGCACCAGATCGCGTTCGCCATGCGCCAGCAGATGGAGGGCGGCCAGGCAGTGGGCGCGGAGTCGCTCGCGGGACTCGCCGGGTTCGCGCCACCGACGTTGCACTCGCTCGGCGCGCGGTTGGGTTCGGCGATGTCGCGGCGGCTGTTCAACGTCGTCATCACCAACGTGCCCGGTCCCCAGCACACCCTGTATGCCGGTGACGCCCAGATGCTCTCGACCTACCCCGTGATGCCGCTCGCGAAGGGCCAGGCGCTGGCGATCGGCCTCACCTCCTACGACGGCGGGGTCTACTACGGACTCAACGCCGACCGCGACTCGATGCCCGACATCGACGTGCTCGGCCAGAGCATCGTCGACTCGCTGGCCGAGCTCCTCGAGAGCCACCGGTCGAAGTCGCGATGACGGCCGCCCGCCCAGCAGGCCGGCCACGGCGGGGACTCGTCCTCGGTGGTGGTGGCGTGCTGGGTGCCGCCTGGATGGTGGGGGCGCTCAAGGCGTTGGAGGAGGAGCTGGGGCTCGAT includes these proteins:
- a CDS encoding wax ester/triacylglycerol synthase family O-acyltransferase, translating into MPDRLNSLDASFLYLEETTTPMHVGSVMVFDAPSDGFDYDRLVQLISTRIAFVPRYRQRIRQIPGRLANPVWVDDEHFDMTYHVRRSALPRPGTDEQLQEFVARIQPRALDRNRPLWEIYLVEGLAEGRFAIVSKSHQALVDGINAVDIAHVIVDGDPAVEGLIPDSWRPSREPSDVELLTGALVDAIRRPSEIAENIRGGIIDVKAVGSRALTAAGDVASTLARTAARPAPHSPLNATVGEARRYVMIGTDLEDYRKVRSRLARGNYADDVTINDVVLATISGAFRTWLLTRGESVHSGTTVRAMVPVSVYDEDARHVGSRLTACFVNLPVGEPGPSMRLHQIAFAMRQQMEGGQAVGAESLAGLAGFAPPTLHSLGARLGSAMSRRLFNVVITNVPGPQHTLYAGDAQMLSTYPVMPLAKGQALAIGLTSYDGGVYYGLNADRDSMPDIDVLGQSIVDSLAELLESHRSKSR